TCTCAAGGATAGCTCTGATGTGAGGACTGTAGTTGTATGCAAAGATGAAAAGGAGACTTTGATGAATCTTTAAGGCATCTTCGAATAACAGAAAGAGAGCTGCAATAGGAGCTGAACTCTAGTTCAAATAGACCTAGGAAAAATTAATATCATTCAACCAATTTTCATTAATTGAAAGTTGGTTGGTTTCCTAATGGTTTGCTTTCCCTGAAAACAAACAGGACGAATTGGAGAAAAAGTAGGCAAAGTATGCAATAAAATAGAGCATTGGTTGAAGTCGGGCAAGTGAATTGTTACTTAAATTGTCCTCACTTCCCTGATAGCTTATGAGTTATGATGCTGTTATTTTGGTGAAAGGAGCATCAATCACTTTCAAATGAGTTAGAAGATTTAACGAGAGATTAACAATTGGCTTTGAAGTTCTAAATATCTTCATCACCTTAGCATGTTACCCTTTTTCTTCATACTCTACTTCTTTTCTCCAATGTAGTGCTGTACTGCTGTTCAATATTTTATTGGCTTATGAGCTTATCTGTTATCAGATGTGGATCATGAGCATTTAGAGAAGTACGTAAAAGACTAAGCTTTCGGAGAAATAAGTTGAAAGGAAAAGGCCTTACAACGAAAGTTGTCGAGTGACTGAGCCGAAGGAAACACTAGGCAATATTAGTACACATGAATGTAGGATGAAGGATGGACAGATGTAGACTTAAACTTGATTTGCATACTCATTCTTAACTTTAAAAGAGTAAAATAGCCAAGTTTTTATTGCTGAAACCTTTCCTTTCTCATTTGAATTTTTTAAGTCTTATAAGATTTGTTCATAAGTGGTATTGCTATTAGCTATTTTATGATttgaattaaagataattattATAATCGTACATAATTCCAATTACATGCATATGATAGTAATACCCATTTTAATGTTGTTTAAAGTAAAATAAAGAGTGCTCCTTGGATGCTCAAGAAGATCCTAAAATGCAGCGACTTTGCAGAGCAGTGTAGAGGGTGGGCTGCCATGATGGAAAATGATCGGTTTTCTTTTCCATAAAGAAAATGTATAAAGTGATGAAAGGAGATCATGGCAAAGCTCGATGTAGAAGGGTGCATGTTATACTTCAGCTAGTGGAAGAAGCTTATTCATGTTATGGCTGGCTCTCCAAGATAAGCTTGCCACTTTGGATAGGCTTACAAAATGAAACATTAGTGGTGTTGTGATCTCATCCGCAGTTTGTGAATTGGATAATGAAACATGCAGTCATTTATTTTCCAGCTGTCAGTTCACAGGGGAAATATATGGTGCAAGGTTCTGCAGTTGCTTGGGTTTGGAAGAGCTCCTTGAAATCTCTCAATTGAAGTCAGCAATGTCATTAGAGTCGCTAAGAGGTCTTCTAACAGAAGCAAGCTTTATCTAATTTTTAGCTGTATCTATATAGGTCATACAGGTTTATAGGAATGATAGGGTTGTTAATAATGTACGTAGATCTGCTGACAGTTTGTTTCTTGATATTATTTAAGAGTTGCAAGTACAGCTTACGATATTCTGGGAAGCTTGTTGTTTATCTAAGCAAGTACGCACATGATGAGTTCTTGTTGTCACCCTTCCCAGAAGGCGGGAAAATAGTGTACAGTTGTACACTGATGCTAGATTAGGAGTTTTGGCTTGTGTTGGGCTTTGTTGACTTGGTATGTATTGTTTACTTTTGGTGATTAGTAAAATGGTTAACTAATTGCCAGAAAGAGATGTCTAATGTATTTCATTGAAAATGTTAACTACTTATGTCGAATTTATATACTTCATTTTATTATAAACATTTAacaaattatctttgttaaactATGCATCACAAGGGTACTAAACTACTAACCTAGTCCACAACTACAAGTAACTCATCGATTACTTTGAACCAGGCATTCAATAGGTAATCTATAAAGTTCACATAATAAACCAAGTTACCGTAAATCAATACCAAGAATAAATCAAGTAAAGAAAAAAGTTTCACCTGGCACTGCAACTGCGTCTTCACAACATCCAATGGCGTGGTAATCACAGCAGCAAGGGCCCCAGCAGCTGCCCCTGCTGTAGCATGAACAACCAACCTCTCATCATCCGCGGTGTCGGGTGAAATCTCTGTCAAGCCCTTCTTAGCAGCCTCATAGGTAGCAAAATGCACAGCGGTAAATGGTGCATTCATGATCACAGTCGTCCTATAAGACGCATAGAAAGCCCCAAATCCTTCATTTTTCAAAACCAACTTCACACAATCCCAAACCCCTCTATAGGCCCCACCATTACCCCCGCTAAGCTGCAACCTCTGCTTCACCATATCCATAGGGGTCAAAACGGCATCGCTCATAACCGTAGCACAAACCCCTGACATCGCGTGAGCTACATGGTTGTTAGGGTTCCCTCCGGAAAAACTCTTCTTGAAAAACTCATACATAGAGAAGTAAACAGCATGAGCTGGCCCAGCACCAAGGCCCATTGCAGCAATCCCACGATAAAGCCCGGCAGGCCCATCAGACTGTAAGATAGACCGGAGAGCAGTCCGGACACCTGCGGTTTTAATTGGGCAAGACCCGAGAGCTTGCATACGGGTTTTAATGGTATCAACAGGGAACATAGCCATGTGTTCGGCGCAGCCTGCAATTGAACCTGCGACCATGAACTGCCAAAAGAGAAGACCGTCGTGATGAGTGTGCGAAGGAGAAGGATCCATTGTTAGgttctgctgctgctgctcctCCAATGATGAGAGTGGGCGAAGTTCATGGTTATGGAATTTAGGGGTTGCATCGGTGGTAGCCATCGGTGCTCCTCCAAATAAATTAGTTTACAAACCCAAATGCAACCTACCCAAAGCCTGCATAGGTTGGGcaaaatttgttatttt
This sequence is a window from Spinacia oleracea cultivar Varoflay chromosome 1, BTI_SOV_V1, whole genome shotgun sequence. Protein-coding genes within it:
- the LOC110786773 gene encoding uncharacterized protein, which translates into the protein MATTDATPKFHNHELRPLSSLEEQQQQNLTMDPSPSHTHHDGLLFWQFMVAGSIAGCAEHMAMFPVDTIKTRMQALGSCPIKTAGVRTALRSILQSDGPAGLYRGIAAMGLGAGPAHAVYFSMYEFFKKSFSGGNPNNHVAHAMSGVCATVMSDAVLTPMDMVKQRLQLSGGNGGAYRGVWDCVKLVLKNEGFGAFYASYRTTVIMNAPFTAVHFATYEAAKKGLTEISPDTADDERLVVHATAGAAAGALAAVITTPLDVVKTQLQCQGVCGCDRFSSGSIRDVLKTIVKKDGYRGLMRGWAPRMMFHAPAAAICWSTYEAAKTFFQELNDQKNSSSVT